One candidate division KSB1 bacterium genomic window, ATCTTAGTAATTTGATCAATAGCGATTACAACAGTACTAATCATAAAATATTTCAGCGAAATGTTCTTAAGCATGTTTGCCATTCAATAATGTTAAACCTTACTGATTTCTTCTTTAGATTTACAAGTAATACATAGCCGGGCATGAGGAACCGCTTCCAATCTTGCATCAGATATGTCACCCTTGCATTCAATACATTTTCCATAATCTCCGTTGGCTATTCTGTCAAGTGCCTCTTCGATGTGGTAGATCAACCGGCCTTCCCTGTACTCCATCATGAACGCCTTTTCTCTTTCCTGGGCATCCGAACCCTGGTCTGCCATATGAGAAGAATAGGAGGAATTATCACCGCTTGCATCTTTCATTGTATCTTTGAAAGAATTCTCACGGATATATTCCATTTGATCCTCCATCTCCTTTCGATTTATTAACAACAGTTTCTGGTATTGCTTTAACTTGTTCTTTTCCATTTTTTCACTCCCGCTATTTAACTGATCCCTTGGAATTTCAAACCTGATATTGAAATCTTAATATCCTGGCCATCTATCTTCCAGTCTTTTGAATAATCCAGGTTTTGGATCTTGAAATCTAGGTTCTCAGCAAGTGTTTCGTTCTTAATATAACTTTCCCAATTGCTTAAAGCACCAATAAATTCTTCAGGAGCATCCACATTGATATTAATTCTATCTACAACTTCGAGTCCATGTTCTTTTCTCATATTCTGAACCCGGTTGACAAATTCACGGGCGAATCCTTCCTGTTTTAGTGATTCGCTAATTTTCAAATTCAACCCAACAGCCATGTTGTTTTGGATTTGAACGACCATATCAGGCGGATTTTCCGTTGAGATGATCACATCTTCTAAAGTGATATCGGCATTTCCATTACCCAATGAAAGATCGTACTCGTTATTTTCTTGTAAGGCTAATATCTCGTGATGTTTTAACTTCTCTATTTGTCCAACTACTTTATTTACATCTTTTCCAAACTTTGGCCCCAGGGATTTGAAATTCCCTTTTGCTTTCAGAATGGCCAGGTCGTCCGGGTTGTCCAAAAATTCAATGGTTTTGACATTAATCTCTTCTAAAATTAAGCCTTGCATTTTGCATAAGGCGTTTCTTTGTTTTTCTGATTGAACCGCAATCACAATTTTCTTTAGCGGTTGTCTAACCTTCATTCCCGCAGCGCTGCGTAAAGCCCTTGCGACACTTACAACGTTTCGGGTTATCTCCATTCTACTTAACAATTCCTCATCGGAAGCTGAAAACTCACGTTGAGTTTGGTCGGGATAAAAAGCCAAATGAACGCTTTCATAAGGTTCGGTTTGGTTTGTATTTAGATTTCTATATAAAGCATCAGCGATGAAGGGAGCAAATGGCGCAATCAATTTCGACAAGGTGAGTAAAACTTCATACAACGTCTTATATGCAGAGATTTTATCATCACCCATCTCATTTTTCCAAAACCTTCGACGTGACCTTCTCACATACCAGTTTGATAGCTCTTCAATCGTGAAATCGCTAATTGCACGCGCCGCTTTGGTTAAATCATAACGTTGTAAGAATTCATTGACTTCCCCAACCAACCGATTACGAGCAGACAAAATCCAAAGATCCATTTCCGGACGATTCTCGATTGCAGGTCCATCTTCCGTGTATTGGAATCCATCAATATTTGCATACATTACGAAGAATGAATAGGTGTTTATGAGCGTGCCAAAAAATTTACGCTGAACTTCTTTAATTCCTTCAGGATCGAATTTTGTGGGTGTCCACGGTGGGCTAACGGTAAAGAAATACCAGCGCAACGGATCGACGCCAAACTGTTCGATGATCTCAAATGGATCAACCGTATTGCCTTTTGATTTGCTCATCTTTTGACCATTCTGATCCAAAATCAACTCGAGAGACACACAAGCTTTATAAGCCGGTTCGTCAAACAGCAATGTCGAAATTGCCAATAAAGAATAAAACCAACCTCTTGTTTGGTCGATCCCTTCGGAAATGAAATCCGCTGGAAAATTTCGTTTGAAAATATCCTGGTTTTCAAAGGGATAGTGCCATTGGGCATATGGCATCGCGCCGGAATCAAACCAAACATCGATCACCTCAGGCACACGTTTCATTTTGGTTTGACATTTTTCACATGGTATTTCCACATCGTCAATATAAGGTTTATGCAAATCAGGAATCTCTTTTAGATTGGATTTTTGCGATAACTCTTCCATACTGCCAATCATCAATTGAAAATCACAATTAGTACATTTCCAAATATTCAGAGGCGTTCCCCAAAACCGGTCGCGGGAAAGGGTCCAGTCTACATTATTCCTAAGCCATTCGCCAAACCTGCCTTCTCCAACTTCTTTTGGAATCCATTGAATCTTCTTATTATTGGCCAGCAAGTTTTCTTTTAATTTTGTGGTTCGAATAAACCAGGATTCTTTAGCGTAATACAAAAGCGGTGAATCGCAGCGCCAACAAAAAGGGTAGCTATGATGACAAATCTCTGCATGATATAATAACCCGCGCTGCTTTATATTTTTAATGATGTCTTTATCTGCATCTTTAACAAATTGTTGTTTAAAATCGGTGATCTCTTCAGTAAAACGACCAGATTTATCTACGGGCTGCAAAAACGGTAAATTATATTTTTGACCCATGCGGTAATCATCCTCACCAAATGCCGGTGCAGTATGTACAATCCCGGTTCCTTCTTCGGTAGTGACAAAATCACCTAAAATAACATACCAGGCTTTTTTATCCGGCTTTATAAAACTGAATAAAGGATCATACTCAATGTTTTCAAGCTTACGGCCTTTTATTTCTTCAATGATCTCATAGTCGCCTTCAATTACCGAAAGTCTTTGCTTTACGAGGATGAGCTTTTCACCATTGAGGCGAATCTTAACATAGGTCTCATCGGGATGAACCGCCAAAGCCGCGTTTGAAATGAGAGTCCATGGCGTTGTGGTCCAGATCAGGAAATAGGTGTCGGGGGCTTCTTTCAATTTCATTTTTACGAAGATCGAAGGATCAGGAACATCTTTATAGCCCAGGGAAACCTCATGGCTAGACAACGCGGTTTCACAACGAGGACAATACGGGAGGACCTTGTGGCCTTCGTACAACAAGCCTTTTTGCCAGAACTCTTTTAATATCCACCAAACTGATTCAATATATTCATTACTGTAAGTGATATACGGATCGTCCAAATCAACCCAGAAAGCAATTCGCCGGGTGAGT contains:
- a CDS encoding TraR/DksA C4-type zinc finger protein, translated to MEKNKLKQYQKLLLINRKEMEDQMEYIRENSFKDTMKDASGDNSSYSSHMADQGSDAQEREKAFMMEYREGRLIYHIEEALDRIANGDYGKCIECKGDISDARLEAVPHARLCITCKSKEEISKV
- a CDS encoding isoleucine--tRNA ligase — translated: MFKELPSPHEFPQLELEILAFWEKNDIFHKSVNSRDPEKLFVFYEGPPTANGKPGIHHVISRAVKDFVCRLRTMQGYRVERKAGWDTHGLPVEIEVEKELGIEGKEQIIEYGIAKFNEKCKENVFRYKAEWDELTRRIAFWVDLDDPYITYSNEYIESVWWILKEFWQKGLLYEGHKVLPYCPRCETALSSHEVSLGYKDVPDPSIFVKMKLKEAPDTYFLIWTTTPWTLISNAALAVHPDETYVKIRLNGEKLILVKQRLSVIEGDYEIIEEIKGRKLENIEYDPLFSFIKPDKKAWYVILGDFVTTEEGTGIVHTAPAFGEDDYRMGQKYNLPFLQPVDKSGRFTEEITDFKQQFVKDADKDIIKNIKQRGLLYHAEICHHSYPFCWRCDSPLLYYAKESWFIRTTKLKENLLANNKKIQWIPKEVGEGRFGEWLRNNVDWTLSRDRFWGTPLNIWKCTNCDFQLMIGSMEELSQKSNLKEIPDLHKPYIDDVEIPCEKCQTKMKRVPEVIDVWFDSGAMPYAQWHYPFENQDIFKRNFPADFISEGIDQTRGWFYSLLAISTLLFDEPAYKACVSLELILDQNGQKMSKSKGNTVDPFEIIEQFGVDPLRWYFFTVSPPWTPTKFDPEGIKEVQRKFFGTLINTYSFFVMYANIDGFQYTEDGPAIENRPEMDLWILSARNRLVGEVNEFLQRYDLTKAARAISDFTIEELSNWYVRRSRRRFWKNEMGDDKISAYKTLYEVLLTLSKLIAPFAPFIADALYRNLNTNQTEPYESVHLAFYPDQTQREFSASDEELLSRMEITRNVVSVARALRSAAGMKVRQPLKKIVIAVQSEKQRNALCKMQGLILEEINVKTIEFLDNPDDLAILKAKGNFKSLGPKFGKDVNKVVGQIEKLKHHEILALQENNEYDLSLGNGNADITLEDVIISTENPPDMVVQIQNNMAVGLNLKISESLKQEGFAREFVNRVQNMRKEHGLEVVDRININVDAPEEFIGALSNWESYIKNETLAENLDFKIQNLDYSKDWKIDGQDIKISISGLKFQGIS